A single genomic interval of Arthrobacter sp. NicSoilB8 harbors:
- the cydD gene encoding thiol reductant ABC exporter subunit CydD: protein MRPFPAGPATRSALYLLGLLAALKALSLVLMAQAVASMLAGLAAHDPAWADQLVLGVAGAVLRSLTVWAQSVASRRAALGVKEELRSQLLERALRSGTRSAGPADGGLAVLATRGLDALDNYYTQFLPALVNCAAIPLLLGARILFADWISAVVIVLTVPLVPLFMVLIGRYTEERVREAQSALARLSGHMLELAKGLPVLVGLGRAAAQRKALEEMSEEYRSRTMGTLRTAFLSALALELIATISVAVVAVFIGVRLVHGDMALEAGLLALILAPDCYLPLRELGTAHHASDEGRAALAETTEVLADPGAVPLSPGDAAGGAAGAAAGPPAVTVDGLAVRFGGRTDDAVGPLSFTAAAGRITALDGPSGAGKSTVLGVLAGTVGTGAGTAVSGRIGGFTTAGLAWVPQHPVMVASTVLDEVRLYLGAPRFGRDTAGAGSPARARTTTQAITEAGTRAGGESDAAARRCLEAVAAGHLTAKHPAELSPGELRRVALARGLARIEAGARLLLLDEPTAHLDRGTANVVNRALAELRGQVTVLLVAHDRQTRELADTLVAVAPRGGGYKGTEHLDSATPLPTSAGGDADVQPAAVRPLAASGHVRAAVPVPGSSPAPGPLAATTATIATTAMTTATMRTPAAARVPARPVADVTSAVQSTTSVPATDSTVTSGSDSSAGSDSSASSAGSVGAQLRRLLAPVTGRFAAAGAVGTLAALFAVALAGLSGWLIIRASEQPPILYLLTAIVGVRFFGVGRAGLRYAERLLLHDAVFAALTRLRGRLWESLSRRALSLRRLLQGGNVLGTVVDDVDTVRELLPRVVLPPLTAVAVAAAAIVGIGLLLPAALPAVVAAALLSIVVAPALALAADRMSAGTEQRLRSEVLRDVAAALDARAELHANGVSAPVLGAISRADRSATAASQRSAWAEGLGQSLTVLACAGAALASAVLAAPLALSGAVEPATVAVVVLVQLALVDPYAAITTAVRQYPALRSVLRRISEAGVLEPGANSQGDEAAGGLVPVAARPGGTPGIELVDLAAAWPGGDNVFAGLTAEARPGRWLAVTGASGSGKSTLLAVILGFLPAAGGHLFLSGRAAWCPQEAHLFDSTIRGNLLLARPEPRAAGEAAAADVEDQMRANLDAVGLGPVLARLQDGLDTRIGPGGAFLSGGERQRLAVARTLMTGADVILLDEPTAHLDAESGRQMLAELRDGLRDRTVVLVTHNPDDIDVADTRLDLDAAAAAAPAGPSGEDPVPAAVLARG from the coding sequence ATGAGACCGTTCCCCGCCGGCCCCGCAACCCGTTCCGCGCTCTACCTGCTGGGCCTGCTGGCCGCACTGAAGGCCCTGTCGCTCGTGCTGATGGCGCAGGCTGTCGCATCGATGCTCGCCGGTCTCGCGGCGCATGATCCTGCTTGGGCCGACCAGCTCGTCCTCGGGGTGGCCGGGGCCGTGCTGCGCTCACTGACCGTGTGGGCCCAGTCGGTGGCCTCGCGCCGGGCGGCGCTGGGGGTGAAGGAGGAGCTCCGCTCGCAACTTCTGGAGCGGGCGCTGAGGAGCGGAACACGGTCGGCCGGCCCGGCCGACGGCGGTCTCGCCGTCCTGGCCACCCGGGGGCTTGATGCGCTGGACAACTACTACACCCAGTTCCTGCCCGCCCTGGTGAACTGCGCGGCGATCCCGCTGCTGCTGGGCGCCCGCATCCTGTTCGCCGACTGGATCAGCGCGGTGGTGATCGTCCTGACGGTGCCCCTGGTGCCCCTGTTCATGGTGCTTATCGGGCGGTACACGGAGGAACGTGTCAGGGAAGCCCAGTCGGCGCTGGCCCGGCTCTCCGGCCACATGCTCGAGCTCGCCAAGGGCCTGCCCGTCTTGGTGGGCCTGGGCCGGGCCGCCGCCCAGCGCAAGGCGCTGGAGGAAATGTCCGAGGAATATCGTTCCCGGACCATGGGGACGTTGCGCACCGCCTTCCTCTCCGCACTGGCCCTGGAGCTCATCGCGACGATTTCCGTGGCGGTGGTCGCCGTGTTCATCGGCGTCCGCCTGGTTCACGGCGACATGGCGCTTGAGGCAGGGCTGCTTGCGCTCATCCTGGCTCCCGACTGCTACCTGCCCCTCCGCGAGCTGGGCACCGCACACCACGCCAGCGACGAAGGCCGGGCGGCGCTCGCCGAAACCACTGAGGTCCTTGCGGATCCGGGTGCCGTGCCGCTGAGCCCTGGCGATGCTGCTGGCGGGGCCGCGGGTGCGGCGGCTGGTCCGCCTGCGGTCACCGTGGACGGGCTCGCGGTCCGTTTCGGCGGCCGCACGGACGACGCCGTCGGGCCACTGAGCTTCACCGCCGCCGCCGGCCGGATCACGGCCCTCGACGGGCCCAGCGGCGCCGGCAAGAGCACGGTGCTCGGTGTCCTTGCCGGGACCGTCGGGACTGGTGCGGGAACGGCTGTCTCCGGACGCATCGGAGGATTCACGACGGCGGGGCTCGCCTGGGTTCCACAGCATCCCGTCATGGTGGCCTCCACGGTGCTGGACGAGGTCCGGCTGTATCTCGGCGCGCCAAGGTTTGGGCGGGACACCGCTGGGGCCGGCAGCCCGGCCCGCGCACGGACCACCACGCAGGCCATCACCGAGGCCGGCACCCGGGCTGGCGGGGAAAGCGATGCCGCGGCACGGCGCTGCCTCGAGGCGGTGGCGGCAGGGCACCTGACGGCCAAACACCCGGCCGAGCTGAGCCCGGGGGAGCTGCGGCGCGTGGCGCTGGCCCGCGGGCTGGCCAGGATCGAGGCCGGCGCCCGCCTGCTGCTCCTGGACGAACCGACCGCCCACCTGGACCGCGGAACGGCCAACGTGGTCAACCGGGCCCTCGCGGAGCTCCGCGGACAGGTCACCGTGCTGCTCGTCGCGCACGACCGGCAGACCCGGGAGCTGGCCGACACGCTTGTCGCGGTGGCGCCGCGCGGCGGCGGGTACAAGGGCACCGAGCATTTGGACTCCGCCACGCCGCTGCCGACATCCGCCGGGGGAGACGCGGACGTCCAGCCTGCAGCAGTCCGGCCCTTGGCCGCCAGCGGCCATGTCCGCGCAGCGGTCCCGGTCCCGGGCTCCTCTCCAGCCCCGGGCCCTCTTGCGGCGACGACCGCGACTATTGCGACGACCGCAATGACGACCGCGACGATGAGGACGCCGGCTGCGGCGCGGGTGCCGGCACGCCCGGTGGCCGACGTGACTTCTGCGGTCCAGTCCACAACCTCCGTTCCTGCTACGGACTCCACCGTCACGTCCGGTTCAGACAGCTCAGCCGGCTCAGACAGCTCAGCCAGCTCAGCAGGCTCAGTCGGTGCCCAGCTGCGGCGCCTGCTGGCCCCGGTGACGGGACGGTTTGCGGCCGCCGGAGCCGTGGGCACCCTCGCGGCCCTGTTCGCCGTGGCCCTCGCCGGGCTTTCCGGCTGGTTGATCATCCGCGCCAGCGAACAGCCGCCCATCCTGTATCTGCTCACCGCGATCGTCGGGGTGCGGTTCTTCGGCGTGGGCCGGGCGGGCCTGCGGTACGCCGAACGCCTACTGCTGCACGACGCCGTGTTCGCCGCCCTGACCCGGCTCCGGGGCCGGCTGTGGGAATCGCTGAGCCGGCGCGCCCTGTCACTGCGACGGCTCCTGCAGGGCGGCAACGTCCTGGGCACCGTGGTGGACGACGTCGACACCGTCCGGGAGCTGCTTCCCCGCGTCGTGCTGCCGCCGCTGACCGCCGTCGCGGTCGCCGCGGCCGCGATAGTCGGGATCGGGCTGTTGCTCCCCGCGGCGCTTCCTGCCGTGGTCGCAGCTGCGCTGCTCAGCATCGTCGTGGCCCCTGCGCTGGCCTTGGCCGCGGACCGGATGTCCGCAGGCACCGAACAGCGGCTCCGTTCCGAAGTGCTCCGCGACGTCGCCGCCGCCCTGGACGCCCGCGCGGAACTCCACGCGAACGGCGTGAGCGCGCCGGTGCTCGGCGCGATCAGCCGGGCCGACCGGTCCGCGACCGCCGCCTCGCAGCGTTCGGCGTGGGCGGAAGGGCTGGGCCAGTCCCTGACCGTGCTGGCCTGCGCCGGTGCCGCGCTGGCCAGCGCTGTACTGGCCGCCCCGCTGGCCCTCAGCGGCGCGGTGGAGCCGGCGACGGTCGCCGTCGTCGTCCTTGTGCAGCTCGCCCTGGTGGACCCCTACGCGGCCATCACGACGGCGGTGCGGCAGTATCCGGCGCTGCGCTCAGTGCTGCGGCGGATCAGCGAGGCCGGCGTTCTGGAACCGGGGGCGAACTCGCAGGGTGACGAAGCTGCCGGCGGCCTGGTGCCGGTGGCGGCACGGCCTGGCGGTACGCCCGGGATCGAACTCGTGGACCTTGCCGCCGCGTGGCCGGGCGGCGACAACGTCTTTGCCGGACTGACGGCCGAGGCCCGCCCTGGCCGCTGGCTCGCCGTGACAGGCGCATCCGGATCCGGCAAGTCCACCCTGCTGGCCGTGATCCTGGGCTTCCTGCCGGCCGCCGGTGGCCACCTGTTCCTGAGCGGCCGCGCCGCCTGGTGCCCGCAGGAAGCACACCTGTTTGACTCGACCATCCGCGGCAACCTTCTGCTGGCGCGGCCGGAGCCGCGCGCCGCCGGGGAAGCCGCGGCAGCCGACGTCGAGGACCAGATGCGTGCAAACCTGGACGCGGTGGGGCTCGGTCCTGTGCTCGCCCGGCTTCAGGACGGGCTGGACACCCGGATTGGACCGGGCGGCGCTTTTCTCAGCGGCGGCGAACGCCAGCGGCTGGCCGTCGCGCGCACACTCATGACCGGGGCCGATGTCATCCTGCTCGATGAACCCACCGCGCACCTCGATGCCGAGTCCGGGCGGCAGATGCTGGCCGAACTGCGGGACGGGCTAAGGGACCGGACCGTGGTCCTCGTGACCCACAACCCGGACGATATCGACGTCGCCGACACCCGCCTGGACCTCGACGCCGCTGCTGCCGCGGCGCCCGCGGGCCCCTCGGGCGAGGATCCGGTTCCGGCGGCGGTGCTGGCGCGGGGGTAG
- a CDS encoding GNAT family N-acetyltransferase: MNYDGGPQPRQVPDSRLVWRAAEHSDLDAWAALIARTAAVEQPVWFERRADLEQIMDSRNNPAAANTILGFDPQGIARAYGRITKNRDGDKAVGSGCVDPAWQGTGIGTALLGWLEQRTRDRFAEDAGDAGDVVPRPRLRLYMEQQHQHQAALFAGSGYGIVRYYNEMHRPLSEAVPHAVLDPGLELVTFGPALHEPVRLAHNAAFEDHWGSEPRDEEAWGFVVNDPQARPDLSGVVLDRSTGTVAGYQLATHDAEGALTRGFREGYTELLGVRREFRGRGIAQVLLADAMRRFAAAGMDVASLDVDSENPTGALALYVKMGYTAVNRSMAWDKEIEPATR, translated from the coding sequence ATGAACTACGACGGCGGGCCCCAGCCCCGGCAAGTGCCCGATTCCCGGCTGGTGTGGCGGGCGGCGGAGCACTCTGACCTCGACGCGTGGGCCGCGCTGATCGCCCGGACCGCCGCTGTGGAGCAGCCCGTCTGGTTCGAGCGGCGTGCCGACCTCGAACAGATCATGGACTCAAGGAACAACCCCGCCGCGGCCAACACCATCCTAGGCTTCGATCCGCAGGGGATTGCCCGGGCCTACGGCCGGATCACGAAGAACCGGGACGGGGACAAAGCGGTCGGCTCCGGCTGCGTCGATCCGGCATGGCAGGGGACCGGGATCGGCACCGCGCTGCTGGGCTGGCTGGAACAGCGGACCAGGGACCGCTTCGCCGAGGATGCCGGGGATGCCGGGGACGTTGTCCCGCGCCCGAGGCTGCGGCTCTACATGGAGCAGCAGCACCAACACCAAGCGGCCCTCTTCGCCGGGTCCGGCTATGGCATTGTCCGCTACTACAACGAGATGCACCGGCCGCTGAGCGAAGCGGTCCCCCATGCCGTCCTGGACCCCGGACTGGAGCTTGTGACGTTCGGGCCTGCGCTGCATGAGCCCGTGAGGCTGGCGCACAATGCCGCGTTTGAGGACCACTGGGGCAGCGAGCCCCGGGACGAGGAGGCGTGGGGATTCGTGGTGAACGATCCCCAGGCGCGCCCGGACCTGAGCGGCGTAGTGCTGGACCGTTCCACCGGAACGGTGGCGGGCTACCAGCTGGCCACCCACGACGCGGAAGGTGCCCTGACCCGCGGCTTCCGCGAGGGGTACACGGAACTCCTGGGAGTGCGGCGGGAGTTCCGGGGCCGGGGCATCGCACAGGTGCTCCTGGCCGATGCCATGCGCCGCTTCGCCGCGGCGGGAATGGACGTGGCCTCCCTGGATGTCGATTCGGAGAACCCGACCGGGGCCCTCGCACTCTACGTCAAAATGGGCTATACGGCGGTCAACCGGAGCATGGCATGGGACAAGGAAATCGAGCCGGCCACGCGCTAG
- a CDS encoding cupin domain-containing protein — MSNDQVAPETKGVTSELLATVDLGPEIEGMAGRQLRMRMVTIEPGGVFGPVHDHKGRPGIVYVLEGTITDHRNGVATDYGPGVGWPGDRDTTHWLENRGTIPALEISVDIVSHE; from the coding sequence TTGAGCAACGACCAGGTGGCACCTGAGACGAAAGGTGTCACATCGGAGTTACTTGCAACGGTTGACCTTGGCCCTGAGATCGAGGGCATGGCAGGGCGCCAACTGCGAATGCGTATGGTTACCATCGAGCCGGGAGGCGTCTTCGGCCCGGTTCACGACCATAAAGGCCGGCCCGGCATCGTCTACGTCCTGGAAGGAACGATTACTGACCATCGGAATGGGGTCGCCACGGACTATGGGCCGGGGGTGGGCTGGCCGGGGGACAGGGACACCACGCACTGGCTTGAGAACAGAGGAACGATTCCGGCGTTGGAGATTTCGGTCGACATAGTCAGCCACGAGTAG
- a CDS encoding DinB family protein, with protein MPIIPDTKDWTWVLSRPCPECGFDASVATPATVPGIVTSMLPRWRAALRRPDATERPDEATWSVLEYACHVRDVFTVFDHRLSLMLTEDDARFDDWDQDKAAVEQDYASADPAEVGTELTAEGEQIAASFARVREEDWGRKGTRSNGSVFTVLTFAQYFLHDVVHHLHDVDG; from the coding sequence ATGCCTATCATCCCGGATACCAAGGACTGGACTTGGGTCCTGTCACGGCCCTGCCCCGAGTGCGGTTTCGATGCCTCCGTTGCGACCCCCGCCACCGTACCCGGCATCGTCACCAGCATGCTTCCGCGCTGGCGCGCCGCCCTCCGCCGGCCGGACGCAACTGAACGTCCCGATGAGGCCACGTGGTCTGTCCTCGAGTATGCCTGCCACGTCCGGGACGTCTTCACAGTCTTCGATCACCGCCTGTCCCTGATGCTGACCGAGGACGACGCCCGGTTCGACGACTGGGACCAGGACAAAGCGGCCGTAGAACAGGACTACGCCAGTGCCGACCCGGCCGAGGTCGGCACCGAGCTCACCGCTGAGGGCGAGCAGATTGCCGCGTCCTTCGCCCGTGTCCGGGAAGAGGACTGGGGCCGCAAGGGAACCCGGAGCAACGGCTCGGTGTTCACCGTCCTGACGTTCGCGCAGTACTTCCTGCACGACGTCGTCCATCACCTCCACGACGTGGACGGATAG
- a CDS encoding VOC family protein, whose translation MLKDKQVDAVLPAADIARARDFYRDKLGLEPENPDAEDNLQYKCGGGTGFLLYQTPNAGTAKNTQIGWSVDDLPAAVEELRAKGVVFEEYDFPGLKTENGIATMPDGSSAAWFLDTEGNILSLNHMA comes from the coding sequence ATGCTCAAGGACAAGCAAGTCGACGCAGTGCTCCCGGCGGCGGACATCGCCCGTGCACGTGATTTCTACCGTGACAAGCTCGGGCTTGAACCCGAAAACCCCGACGCCGAGGACAACCTGCAGTACAAGTGCGGCGGCGGAACCGGCTTCCTCCTGTACCAGACCCCTAACGCCGGAACGGCCAAGAATACGCAGATCGGCTGGTCGGTTGACGACCTGCCGGCTGCCGTCGAGGAGCTCCGGGCCAAGGGGGTTGTCTTCGAGGAATACGATTTCCCGGGCCTGAAAACCGAGAACGGCATTGCCACCATGCCGGACGGAAGTTCGGCCGCGTGGTTCCTGGACACCGAGGGCAACATCCTGAGTCTGAACCACATGGCCTAG
- a CDS encoding DNA topoisomerase IV subunit A, with product MARRQTTPPAGDASQDSAGIFVENIVDIDVTSEMEGSFLEYAYSVIYSRALPDARDGLKPVQRRILYMMSDMGLRPDRGHVKSARVVGEVMGKLHPHGDAAIYDAMVRMAQDFSLRLPLIDGHGNFGSLDDGPAAPRYTEARLAAAALTLTDHLDEDVVDFVPNYDNQLTQPDVLPAAFPNLLVNGATGIAVGMATNMAPHNLVEVIAAARHLIDYPDATLEDIMKFVPGPDLPTGGRIVGLDGIRDAYATGRGSFKTRAKVEIEQLSARRTGLVVTELPYMVGPEKVIEKIKDAVNGKKLTGISDIVDLTDRKHGLRLVIELKNGFNPTAVLQQLYRYTPMEDSFGINNVTLVDGQPQTLGLLQLLSVYVDHRINVVRRRTAFRLGKKKDRLHLVEGLLIAIVDIDEVIQIIRSSDEVAAARTRLMSIYDLSEIQANYILELRLRQLTKYSRIELEKEQEELRREIAELEAILNSPALLRALVSDELAEIAEKYGTPRRTVLLESEAVSPTVAASLAAAPGAKGKAAPLALEIADDPCWAILTASGQIARTANQDSLAEAGPRTRHDVFASVVKTSARGEIAAVTSQGRMLRLQVMDMPVLPPTSGTPNMAGGVPAKDFITLLKGESLVAFAPLDQILAVGTAQGVVKRVQPDYPLNREDWEVIALKDKDTVVGVAPANSDDVDLVFITREAQLLRFGASAVRPQGRTAGGMAGIKLAAGDRVLFFGTASPADAAADVVTIAGTEGALPGTAPGAAKVTALAEYPAKGRATAGVRAHRFLKGEDTLLLAWAGHGPAKASSLAGVARSLPGEHGRRDGSGIPLSQAIDAIGPSMAWPEEAEAAEDAEG from the coding sequence ATGGCACGCCGCCAAACCACGCCCCCGGCAGGGGACGCCAGCCAGGATTCCGCAGGAATATTCGTAGAGAACATCGTCGATATTGATGTCACTTCCGAGATGGAAGGCTCGTTCCTCGAATACGCGTATTCGGTGATCTACTCGCGGGCTCTCCCGGATGCCCGCGACGGTCTGAAGCCCGTGCAGCGGCGCATCCTGTACATGATGAGCGACATGGGGCTGCGCCCGGACCGCGGCCACGTCAAGAGCGCCCGCGTGGTGGGCGAGGTCATGGGCAAGCTGCACCCGCATGGCGACGCCGCGATCTACGACGCCATGGTGCGCATGGCCCAGGACTTCTCCCTGCGGCTGCCGCTGATCGACGGTCACGGCAACTTCGGCTCGCTCGACGACGGCCCGGCCGCCCCCCGCTACACGGAGGCCCGGCTGGCGGCCGCGGCCCTGACGCTCACGGACCACCTTGACGAGGACGTCGTCGACTTCGTTCCCAACTACGACAACCAGCTGACCCAGCCGGACGTGCTCCCGGCCGCGTTCCCCAACCTGCTGGTCAACGGCGCCACCGGCATCGCCGTCGGCATGGCCACGAACATGGCCCCGCACAACCTCGTGGAAGTCATCGCCGCCGCCCGGCACCTCATCGACTACCCGGACGCGACGCTCGAGGACATCATGAAGTTCGTCCCCGGCCCGGACCTGCCCACCGGCGGCCGGATCGTGGGTCTGGACGGCATCCGCGACGCCTACGCCACGGGCCGCGGCTCCTTCAAGACCCGCGCGAAGGTGGAGATCGAGCAGCTCTCGGCCCGCCGTACCGGCCTGGTGGTGACGGAGCTGCCGTACATGGTGGGCCCGGAGAAGGTGATCGAGAAGATCAAGGACGCCGTCAACGGCAAGAAGCTCACCGGCATCAGCGATATCGTGGACCTCACGGACCGCAAGCACGGGCTGCGGCTGGTCATCGAGCTCAAGAACGGCTTCAATCCCACGGCCGTGCTCCAGCAGCTCTACCGTTACACACCGATGGAAGATTCCTTCGGCATCAACAACGTCACCCTCGTGGACGGCCAGCCGCAGACTCTCGGGCTGCTCCAGCTGCTCTCGGTCTACGTGGACCACCGGATCAACGTCGTCCGGCGCCGCACGGCCTTCCGGCTGGGCAAGAAGAAGGACCGCCTGCACCTGGTCGAAGGCCTGCTGATCGCGATCGTGGACATCGACGAGGTCATCCAGATCATCCGGTCCTCCGACGAGGTCGCGGCCGCCCGGACCCGGCTGATGTCCATCTACGACCTCTCCGAGATCCAGGCCAACTACATCCTGGAACTGCGGCTGCGGCAGCTGACCAAGTACTCGCGGATCGAACTGGAAAAGGAGCAGGAGGAACTTCGCCGGGAGATCGCGGAGCTCGAGGCCATCCTGAACTCCCCCGCACTGCTCCGCGCCCTGGTTTCTGACGAACTCGCCGAGATCGCGGAGAAGTACGGCACACCGCGCCGGACCGTGCTGCTGGAATCCGAGGCCGTCTCCCCCACCGTGGCAGCCTCCCTGGCCGCCGCTCCGGGAGCCAAAGGCAAGGCCGCGCCGCTGGCCCTCGAGATCGCGGACGACCCCTGCTGGGCCATCCTCACGGCATCCGGACAGATCGCCCGCACCGCCAACCAGGACAGCCTCGCCGAGGCCGGCCCCCGGACCCGGCATGACGTGTTCGCCTCCGTGGTCAAGACCTCCGCCCGCGGCGAGATCGCGGCCGTGACCTCGCAGGGCCGCATGCTCCGCCTGCAGGTCATGGACATGCCCGTGCTGCCGCCGACCTCGGGTACCCCGAATATGGCCGGCGGCGTGCCGGCCAAGGATTTCATCACCCTGCTCAAGGGCGAGTCGCTGGTGGCCTTCGCGCCGCTGGACCAGATCCTCGCAGTCGGAACCGCCCAGGGCGTGGTCAAGCGGGTGCAGCCGGACTATCCGCTGAACCGCGAGGACTGGGAAGTGATCGCGCTCAAGGACAAGGACACCGTGGTGGGGGTCGCCCCTGCCAACTCCGACGACGTCGACCTCGTCTTCATCACCCGCGAGGCCCAGTTGCTGCGCTTCGGTGCCTCCGCCGTCCGCCCGCAGGGCCGGACCGCGGGCGGCATGGCCGGGATCAAGCTGGCCGCCGGGGACCGGGTCCTGTTTTTCGGGACCGCCAGCCCCGCTGATGCCGCAGCCGACGTCGTGACCATCGCGGGGACCGAAGGCGCCCTCCCGGGCACCGCTCCCGGGGCTGCGAAAGTCACCGCGCTGGCCGAATACCCCGCCAAGGGCCGGGCCACGGCCGGGGTGCGGGCACACCGTTTCCTCAAGGGCGAGGACACCCTGCTCCTCGCCTGGGCCGGCCACGGTCCCGCCAAGGCTTCCTCCCTGGCTGGCGTGGCGCGTTCACTCCCCGGTGAGCACGGCCGCCGCGACGGCTCCGGAATCCCGCTGTCGCAGGCGATCGACGCCATCGGCCCCAGCATGGCGTGGCCGGAGGAAGCCGAAGCTGCCGAGGACGCCGAGGGCTAG